Proteins encoded together in one Solanum lycopersicum chromosome 7, SLM_r2.1 window:
- the LOC101252698 gene encoding purine permease 3-like yields MTTQEDSWRRKKFLLAINCIILAIGNCGGPLITRLYFLKGGERIWLSSWLETVGWPIVLVPLSFSYFNRRREFRGKITTDNNNDNDNNNAKFILMTRRIFVASIGIGILTGFDNYLYAYGVAKLPVSTSALVIASQLAFTAGFAFLLVKQKFTSYSINSIFLLTLGAVVLALHANGDRPNGESRKEYILGFIMTLGAAALYGLILPLFELLYKKAKQGITYTLVMEIQAVYCIFSTVVCTIGMIINKDFQAMSREAKLFELGEARYYIVIIWSAILWQCFFLGAIGVIYFSSSLVSGILITVLLPITEILGVVFYGEKFTPEKGVSLVLSIWGFISYLYGDIKANKKKKENQSKEQEMIEKINCTP; encoded by the exons atgacgaCTCAAGAAGATTCATGGAGAAGGAAGAAATTTTTACTAGctataaattgtataattttagCTATAGGAAATTGTGGTGGCCCTTTAATCACCCGTCTTTATTTTCTCAAAGGAGGTGAAAGAATTTGGCTATCAAGTTGGTTAGAAACAGTTGGTTGGCCAATTGTTCTCGTCCCTCTATCCTTCTCTTACTTCAACCGTCGTCGCGAATTTCGAGGCAAAATAACTACCGATAACAATAACGATAACGATAACAATAATGCTAAATTCATTTTGATGACTCGTAGGATCTTTGTAGCGAGTATCGGGATTGGGATCCTGACTGGATTTGATAATTATCTCTACGCTTATGGCGTGGCTAAATTACCTGTGTCCACGTCAGCACTTGTCATAGCTTCTCAACTTGCTTTTACCGCGGGCTTTGCTTTCCTTCTTGTAAAGCAAAAGTTCACGTCCTACTCCATCAACTCGATCTTTCTACTGACACTTGGCGCGGTGGTATTGGCCCTCCACGCGAACGGTGACCGACCTAACGGGGAGTCTAGAAAGGAGTATATTCTAGGGTTTATCATGACACTTGGAGCTGCAGCTTTGTATGGACTTATTTTGCCTTTGTTTGAGTTGTTGTATAAAAAGGCAAAACAAGGTATCACTTACACACTTGTTATGGAGATTCAAGCTGTCTATTGCATTTTTTCTACTGTGGTTTGCACAATTGGGATGATAATAAACAAGGACTTTCAG GCAATGTCAAGGGAGGCAAAATTATTTGAACTTGGAGAAGCTagatattatattgttataatatGGTCAGCAATACTTTGGCAATGTTTTTTCTTAGGTGCCATTggagttatttatttttcatcatcattAGTGTCTGGCATTTTAATTACTGTTTTACTTCCTATTACTGAAATATTAGGTGTTGTTTTTTATGGTGAAAAATTTACACCAGAAAAAGGTGTTTCTCTTGTACTTTCTATATGGGGTTTTATTTCTTACCTATATGGTGATATTAAAGctaacaaaaagaagaaagaaaatcaatCAAAAGAACAAGAGATGATTGAGAAAATTAATTGTACTCCATGA